A region of Alteromonadaceae bacterium 2753L.S.0a.02 DNA encodes the following proteins:
- a CDS encoding two component regulator with propeller domain codes for MCLMVIRFIKSCRQVVRLMKIQSLTGLKSVFLVLCILFASQICVAKEYSMQFNASNVKFRNIDTEELAKIGQIWAIAEDHQGYRWFSGARGAARFDGLNVKLFQNEPGNEFTLPEGYIGDILLTKNNRLYFATQSGLYEFDASLERFIKHPTIQYENEITLGIWALAEDSNGHILLGTTGGSLFRYNPSDHNVQQLTPPPGDEVTLNKNIFALALDSQGNIWFGGEFYLGVYDIKTQKIKQFPTGENNLAHGDIIAIAEDRQNRLWIGTSQGLTALDRSSGEFKQYNHDGENSQSISGNNIGDIVVDLDGRLWVSVDGAGLNLYNPKSDSFKRFKANANALGSLKTDSVRRLFVSQAGDLWAGYHPYGVAVSDRYGSSFDVYTYDALDLNSLSSSAISTIYQSSSTDLWLGTGNGINHLDLKTNKISRLVHDPDNANSLSSNGILTVMQDSSGRVWGGTWAGGLNLYEPDKKKYTHFKHDETDPFSIPNNNVWSLKERDKNSLWVGTSAGLSILNIQERTFTPIEGLTNRVGNIVSYKDNYLVLLDDSGFRILEKNTLKLLHKPESWLAIPKAVNVHVDQQDRIWINTVNGFKRLDNLKGDVSDFSQSGKTAQQYFSQIVSDNNGMIWLGNTSGITKFDENSNHFILFNSNHGLPGNSFRSPRASILLSDGRIAMGASEGLVIFDPNTVYTSTLAPKAIFTDLTVLDRAIDVQAEDAPIQSVINTADSMTFNYKQNVFSIKYTALDFQMASLNTFKFRLKGFDPEWREVKDQRTATYTNLNAGRYVFEVVAANDQGIFNPSPSRIDVVVLPPWWKTWWAYTIYVLTVVGIITRFIYNLWRKRRLAEEQNRILERKVAERTADLVEKNRDIQSMLSNMRQGLFTTGVNGGIHPEYSAYLEDIFETSNIAGVDIIEFLFSNAEISSDVIDQISAALGSIVGLDEMNYDFNSHLLINEYETLVNGSNKILSLDWSPIIENDTVEKIMVSVRDVTELKILEKEASSKKRELEIIGQLIKVSANKFDTFAQSAQTYLADCNRLVNETTDYDPVVVAKLYRNMHTIKGNSRTHGLSLLSNEAHETETLFSELKTDKTCWDKQRLNHGLELVEKQLNEYIHVHQDVLGRGQSQNQNQLNLEPDEIVEIQNQLETVKSSAPDLYRSLSKILSKNQYQSVKETLSSVIQSLSSIASDLGKQAPIVVVHDNDILIQNESTGLFVDVFAHILRNSVDHGIESPEERLNKDKPAEGRIEIELKQDKDKAVVLVKDDGRGLNFKRLYEKGSEQGRWSDSQMPTATEVANLIFESEVSTKDVVSNISGRGVGMDAVRGFLVQSGGNIHLSLKGEDASVLELSEMGFVPFEIHIELPLEKFHIIG; via the coding sequence ATGTGTTTAATGGTTATAAGATTTATTAAAAGTTGTCGACAGGTTGTTCGTCTAATGAAAATTCAAAGTTTAACGGGTCTGAAATCAGTTTTTCTTGTTCTCTGTATACTTTTCGCCAGTCAAATCTGTGTTGCAAAAGAGTATTCGATGCAATTTAACGCATCGAATGTAAAGTTTCGCAATATAGACACTGAAGAGCTGGCAAAAATAGGTCAAATTTGGGCCATTGCAGAGGACCACCAAGGCTACAGGTGGTTTTCTGGTGCTCGGGGTGCCGCAAGATTTGATGGTTTGAACGTTAAACTGTTCCAAAACGAACCTGGCAATGAATTTACACTGCCGGAAGGCTATATCGGCGATATCCTGTTAACAAAAAATAATAGACTTTATTTTGCAACCCAAAGTGGTCTTTATGAATTTGATGCGAGCTTAGAAAGATTCATAAAACATCCGACGATTCAGTATGAAAATGAAATAACTTTAGGAATTTGGGCATTAGCAGAAGACTCAAACGGTCATATTTTGTTAGGTACCACCGGAGGAAGCTTGTTTCGATACAACCCTTCCGATCACAATGTTCAGCAGCTTACTCCTCCACCGGGTGATGAGGTAACACTGAACAAGAACATCTTTGCATTGGCCTTAGATAGCCAAGGTAATATATGGTTTGGCGGTGAGTTCTATTTAGGTGTTTACGATATAAAAACCCAAAAAATTAAGCAATTTCCAACAGGTGAAAATAATCTCGCTCACGGAGATATCATCGCTATCGCCGAAGACCGACAAAATAGACTCTGGATAGGCACTTCCCAGGGTCTCACCGCGCTGGATAGGTCCAGTGGCGAATTTAAACAGTACAACCATGATGGCGAAAATTCGCAGAGTATTTCCGGAAACAATATTGGCGATATAGTCGTTGACCTGGATGGCCGCTTGTGGGTTTCCGTAGATGGAGCGGGTCTTAACCTTTACAACCCTAAATCAGATTCTTTTAAAAGATTTAAGGCAAATGCCAATGCGTTGGGGTCTTTAAAAACAGATTCGGTACGCAGGTTGTTTGTAAGTCAGGCCGGTGATTTATGGGCCGGCTATCATCCATACGGCGTCGCAGTTTCAGATCGTTATGGCAGCTCATTTGATGTGTATACCTATGACGCACTCGATTTAAACAGCTTAAGCAGTTCTGCTATTAGTACGATATATCAATCGAGTTCAACGGATTTGTGGTTGGGTACGGGTAACGGAATAAATCACCTCGATTTGAAAACCAATAAAATTAGCCGCTTGGTACATGACCCTGACAATGCCAACTCTTTAAGTTCAAATGGCATTCTCACCGTAATGCAAGATTCTTCTGGACGAGTTTGGGGGGGTACCTGGGCAGGGGGGCTCAATTTATACGAGCCAGATAAGAAAAAATACACGCACTTCAAACATGACGAAACCGATCCTTTTTCAATACCCAATAATAATGTTTGGAGTTTAAAAGAAAGAGATAAAAATTCATTGTGGGTTGGCACATCTGCCGGTCTATCGATTTTGAATATTCAGGAACGCACGTTTACACCTATCGAAGGGCTGACTAATCGCGTTGGAAATATCGTTTCATACAAAGATAACTATCTGGTTCTGCTGGATGACTCAGGGTTTAGGATTCTCGAAAAAAACACTCTAAAGTTGTTGCACAAACCAGAAAGCTGGCTTGCTATCCCCAAAGCGGTCAATGTTCATGTGGATCAACAAGACCGGATATGGATCAATACGGTTAACGGTTTTAAGCGACTCGACAATCTCAAGGGAGACGTTTCTGATTTTTCTCAGTCGGGTAAAACAGCTCAGCAATATTTTTCTCAAATTGTTAGTGACAATAATGGCATGATTTGGTTGGGCAATACATCTGGAATCACTAAATTTGATGAAAATAGTAATCACTTTATTCTATTTAATTCAAATCATGGGCTTCCTGGTAACTCTTTTCGCAGCCCAAGAGCATCCATACTATTAAGCGATGGCAGGATCGCCATGGGGGCATCCGAAGGATTGGTCATATTTGATCCGAATACCGTGTACACATCTACATTGGCACCTAAGGCAATTTTTACGGATCTAACAGTACTTGACCGAGCGATTGACGTACAAGCCGAGGATGCGCCAATTCAGTCGGTTATCAACACAGCAGATAGCATGACGTTTAACTACAAGCAAAATGTATTTTCCATAAAATACACGGCGCTGGATTTTCAAATGGCCTCACTGAATACCTTTAAATTTCGCTTAAAAGGGTTCGACCCAGAATGGCGGGAAGTAAAAGATCAGAGAACTGCAACTTACACCAACTTAAACGCCGGGCGTTACGTTTTTGAAGTAGTCGCTGCAAATGATCAAGGCATATTTAATCCGTCGCCATCACGAATTGACGTTGTCGTGCTTCCGCCCTGGTGGAAAACCTGGTGGGCGTATACCATTTACGTGCTTACTGTAGTCGGTATTATTACTCGGTTCATATACAATCTTTGGCGCAAACGACGCCTGGCAGAAGAGCAAAATCGTATTCTAGAAAGAAAAGTTGCAGAGCGAACCGCCGACTTGGTAGAAAAGAACCGTGACATTCAATCCATGTTGAGCAATATGCGGCAAGGCCTGTTCACCACGGGTGTCAATGGCGGCATCCACCCTGAATATTCTGCTTACCTGGAAGACATATTTGAAACAAGCAATATTGCAGGGGTCGACATTATTGAGTTTTTGTTTTCAAACGCAGAAATCAGTTCCGATGTGATAGATCAAATTTCTGCAGCTTTGGGTTCGATCGTTGGGCTGGATGAAATGAACTACGATTTTAATTCCCACCTCCTGATAAATGAATATGAAACCCTCGTAAATGGATCGAATAAAATTCTCTCCTTGGATTGGAGTCCAATAATTGAAAACGATACTGTAGAAAAAATCATGGTATCCGTTCGTGATGTCACCGAACTCAAAATACTTGAAAAAGAGGCGAGTAGCAAAAAACGCGAACTGGAAATTATTGGCCAACTCATAAAAGTAAGTGCTAATAAGTTTGATACTTTTGCTCAATCAGCGCAGACTTATTTGGCAGACTGTAATCGGCTGGTTAATGAAACGACCGATTATGACCCGGTCGTCGTTGCAAAGCTGTATCGCAATATGCACACAATCAAGGGAAATAGTCGCACCCATGGATTGTCCTTATTGAGTAATGAAGCTCACGAAACCGAAACTCTATTTTCTGAGTTGAAAACGGATAAAACCTGCTGGGATAAACAACGTTTAAATCATGGCTTGGAGTTGGTTGAAAAGCAATTAAACGAATATATTCATGTACACCAGGATGTATTAGGTCGCGGTCAGAGCCAAAACCAAAATCAATTGAATCTGGAGCCGGATGAAATTGTTGAAATTCAAAATCAATTGGAAACGGTAAAATCCTCTGCACCCGATTTATACCGTTCACTGTCTAAAATATTGAGCAAAAACCAATACCAAAGCGTTAAAGAGACTCTTTCGAGCGTGATACAGTCCTTGTCTTCAATCGCTTCCGATCTCGGTAAACAAGCGCCGATTGTCGTCGTGCACGACAATGATATATTAATTCAGAATGAATCAACCGGATTGTTCGTTGATGTTTTCGCGCATATCCTTCGCAACTCAGTAGACCATGGTATCGAATCTCCTGAAGAACGATTGAATAAAGATAAACCCGCTGAAGGTCGTATCGAAATAGAATTAAAACAAGATAAGGATAAGGCGGTCGTGCTAGTCAAAGATGACGGTCGAGGCTTGAATTTTAAAAGATTGTATGAAAAAGGTTCAGAACAAGGCCGATGGAGTGATAGTCAGATGCCCACGGCTACAGAAGTTGCTAATTTGATTTTTGAGTCGGAAGTAAGCACCAAGGATGTCGTGAGTAACATTTCCGGGCGTGGCGTTGGTATGGATGCAGTGAGAGGGTTTTTAGTACAATCGGGTGGCAATATTCATTTGAGCCTAAAAGGAGAAGACGCCTCGGTTTTAGAACTATCCGAAATGGGTTTTGTTCCTTTTGAAATACATATCGAATTACCGCTAGAAAAATTTCACATAATCGGCTAG
- a CDS encoding Cupin-like domain-containing protein: MENIEYRESLTEREFVEEYVKENRPVVVKDSHFKAENWSPEILAELAGDLEVQVYDTLFALQEVSTLKKYLDDNFGHKDYREQVRYVRWYNQLKAVDHAWGDEAFDRFKHLWSKPEFLPATDLLVPASTSGSSNPVVDGFPYRGILIAAKGARTRLHTDPFCSDAVVAQFYGTKDFVMYRPDRAEELRDTVPDSSSFGGFIDVRPNALEKCKPEPDYHGVVGPGNVVYVPHGWLHDVLVVDDSVSITWNFVHEMGSLEFIDYLMEDPHADPELEVLKYFYSRAGEYYSSPGEIVKNYSEKFAEIEDTLTA; encoded by the coding sequence ATGGAAAATATTGAATATCGCGAATCGCTGACAGAGCGAGAATTTGTTGAGGAATATGTTAAAGAAAATCGCCCGGTTGTTGTAAAGGACAGCCACTTTAAAGCTGAAAACTGGTCGCCGGAAATACTGGCAGAATTGGCCGGTGATCTTGAAGTGCAGGTCTACGATACATTGTTTGCACTTCAGGAGGTTTCGACCCTAAAGAAATACCTGGATGATAATTTTGGTCACAAAGACTACCGTGAGCAGGTTCGTTATGTGCGTTGGTACAACCAATTGAAAGCGGTTGATCACGCCTGGGGCGACGAGGCTTTCGATCGTTTTAAGCACCTTTGGAGCAAACCGGAATTTCTTCCAGCAACAGACTTGCTGGTTCCCGCCTCAACCAGCGGTTCCTCCAACCCCGTCGTCGATGGTTTTCCATATCGGGGAATTTTAATTGCGGCTAAAGGCGCGCGTACCAGGCTTCATACCGACCCGTTTTGCAGTGATGCAGTTGTTGCGCAGTTTTATGGAACCAAGGATTTTGTTATGTATCGCCCAGATCGCGCCGAAGAGCTGCGCGATACAGTACCAGACTCATCCTCTTTTGGCGGTTTTATAGACGTGCGGCCAAATGCGCTGGAAAAATGTAAACCCGAGCCGGACTATCACGGTGTGGTTGGTCCTGGAAATGTTGTATACGTTCCCCACGGTTGGTTACATGATGTTCTTGTGGTTGATGATTCTGTATCCATTACGTGGAATTTTGTGCATGAAATGGGTTCGCTGGAGTTTATCGATTATTTAATGGAAGACCCACATGCTGATCCGGAGTTAGAGGTGCTTAAATATTTTTATAGTCGAGCCGGGGAATATTATTCCAGCCCTGGTGAAATTGTGAAAAATTACAGCGAAAAATTTGCGGAAATAGAAGACACTCTCACTGCATAA
- a CDS encoding response regulator receiver domain-containing protein has product MKQLLVLDDRSEDLEVFRQVVPQLDCKAYITDDFQDAMEFCKHNRVDILVSDLNVGEDISGFDLMQAVQQLPDSGTIRRIIYSTESPSPNYDKMEKFNVVGWIVKPADEKSLLLTLKNILAGKYHSDYVNLK; this is encoded by the coding sequence ATGAAACAATTACTCGTTTTAGATGATAGATCGGAAGATTTGGAAGTATTTCGACAAGTGGTACCACAGCTGGACTGTAAGGCATACATCACTGACGACTTTCAAGATGCGATGGAATTTTGTAAACACAACCGAGTCGATATTTTGGTTAGCGACTTAAATGTTGGAGAAGACATTTCCGGTTTTGACTTGATGCAAGCCGTACAGCAATTGCCAGATTCCGGAACAATTCGCCGCATCATTTATTCTACGGAAAGCCCTTCACCCAATTACGACAAAATGGAGAAATTTAATGTTGTCGGCTGGATTGTTAAGCCGGCTGACGAAAAATCTCTGTTGCTTACGCTCAAGAACATATTGGCAGGAAAGTATCACAGCGACTATGTAAATTTAAAATAA
- a CDS encoding outer membrane receptor protein involved in Fe transport: MKCFYVVAFGAAISGWQPVFAAASNPDEDQKSAGAIPQIEETIVLGFRKAGYTEITEDAEKLMNMPGSLGDPIGAITALPGVIMPSGGGEPAVRGSAPEDNRYYIDGMPAGYIFHEFNTSIFDENVVQDFQLFAAGFGAQYSEATGAVFDIRLRDPSNQPFTTKLNVSFLRAGLFLESGITDNTAFYLSARQGLIHLFVSEDKEPDEDGMRIITAPKDNDYQFKGKWEASDAHSFSLSLAGASDFAEAEFSEYNDDVQKNPDFAGNATIDREFNSQGLNYTFLSDDAVESKLTLARYTDSQLVEWGSDYFLKLDLENILARGHFSYQFGTHTVSVGGEYSDKTHKYDARLIQFVCTDFDVDCQDRRNLVEETVSVDIAETNLYLTDYWAVTDRVSIEAGIQRSGNDYTKDYFVNPKLAISWTLAPAFTIFGAAGKYNRTPDIETIIPVVGNPELKALEAKHYTMGFKGDVQSSWTWSIEGYYKELFNLPLALDETQPDAEQFYSNDVEGKVRGVDLMLNKNLVDKWFGWVALSYAKSERTNLRTEETRDYTLDTPVVFNLVANYQVSSHWTLGTRYTLKSGEATTKIVGVEQNSDFPDHYLPVYGEAYADRLPYYARLDFRAEREFTIYQKDASFYIDILNLLNRENVIQESLDYEKVNATGEVYLRQSVDMGIFPSIGFSIVF, encoded by the coding sequence ATGAAATGTTTTTACGTTGTAGCATTTGGTGCCGCTATTTCTGGGTGGCAGCCTGTTTTTGCCGCTGCTTCAAATCCAGACGAGGACCAAAAAAGTGCCGGCGCAATTCCGCAGATTGAAGAAACAATAGTTTTGGGTTTTCGAAAAGCGGGTTATACAGAAATTACCGAAGATGCGGAAAAACTGATGAATATGCCTGGTAGTCTGGGCGATCCGATTGGTGCCATTACGGCATTGCCAGGCGTGATCATGCCAAGCGGTGGCGGCGAACCGGCGGTAAGAGGATCTGCACCGGAAGACAACCGGTATTACATAGACGGAATGCCAGCGGGTTACATATTTCACGAGTTCAACACTTCCATTTTTGATGAAAATGTCGTTCAGGATTTTCAGCTTTTCGCGGCCGGCTTTGGTGCTCAATATTCAGAAGCTACCGGCGCGGTGTTTGATATACGCCTGCGTGACCCAAGCAACCAACCCTTTACCACCAAGCTAAACGTGTCGTTTTTAAGAGCAGGCCTGTTTTTGGAAAGTGGTATTACCGACAATACGGCCTTTTATCTCTCGGCGCGGCAGGGTTTAATACACCTGTTTGTTTCAGAAGATAAAGAACCCGATGAAGACGGTATGCGAATCATCACTGCGCCCAAAGATAACGACTACCAGTTTAAAGGCAAGTGGGAAGCCTCGGATGCGCACAGCTTTAGCTTGAGTCTCGCAGGTGCATCCGATTTTGCAGAAGCCGAATTCAGCGAATACAACGACGACGTGCAAAAGAATCCTGACTTCGCCGGCAACGCCACCATTGACCGCGAGTTTAACAGCCAGGGGCTCAACTATACTTTCCTGTCTGACGATGCGGTTGAGTCAAAATTAACACTTGCGCGTTATACCGATTCGCAGCTGGTTGAATGGGGTAGCGATTATTTCTTAAAGCTGGACCTGGAAAATATTCTGGCTCGCGGCCATTTTAGCTATCAGTTTGGAACACATACTGTATCCGTCGGCGGTGAATACAGCGATAAAACCCACAAATACGACGCGCGGCTCATACAGTTTGTGTGTACCGACTTTGATGTTGACTGTCAGGATAGACGAAATCTGGTTGAAGAAACCGTGTCTGTCGATATCGCAGAAACAAACCTTTATTTGACCGATTACTGGGCTGTTACCGATCGCGTTTCTATCGAGGCCGGTATTCAGCGCAGCGGAAATGACTACACCAAGGATTATTTTGTTAACCCCAAGCTGGCGATTTCCTGGACCTTGGCTCCGGCATTTACCATTTTTGGTGCGGCGGGTAAGTACAATCGTACCCCGGATATTGAAACCATTATACCAGTGGTAGGAAACCCCGAACTGAAAGCTCTGGAAGCGAAACACTATACCATGGGCTTCAAAGGGGACGTTCAGAGTTCCTGGACCTGGTCTATCGAAGGCTACTATAAAGAATTGTTCAATCTTCCCCTTGCTCTGGACGAAACGCAGCCAGATGCCGAGCAGTTTTACAGCAACGATGTCGAGGGCAAGGTGCGTGGTGTTGACTTAATGCTCAACAAAAATCTAGTCGATAAGTGGTTTGGTTGGGTCGCCTTATCTTATGCAAAAAGCGAAAGAACCAATTTACGCACTGAAGAAACACGAGATTACACACTCGACACCCCTGTTGTTTTTAACCTGGTTGCTAATTACCAGGTTTCCAGCCACTGGACTTTAGGCACCCGTTACACACTGAAAAGTGGTGAAGCGACCACAAAAATTGTGGGCGTCGAGCAGAACAGTGATTTCCCCGATCACTACTTGCCAGTATACGGCGAAGCCTATGCGGATCGACTTCCTTATTACGCGCGCCTGGATTTCCGTGCCGAGCGTGAGTTTACCATTTACCAGAAGGATGCCAGTTTCTACATCGATATTCTCAACCTCCTGAATCGTGAAAATGTTATTCAGGAAAGTCTGGATTATGAAAAAGTTAACGCGACTGGCGAGGTCTATTTAAGACAGTCGGTAGATATGGGTATTTTCCCGTCGATCGGGTTTTCTATAGTATTTTAA
- a CDS encoding amino acid adenylation domain-containing protein/thioester reductase-like protein: MSSIEQQELNYSRYTKNHWNDNGGGNADITVTQFECLHTAFERQLVLSPDKVAVVFDDKHLTYKELDKSACNLALVLCEVLREKDVFVGVYLDRSIEMLIAMLAILKSGKAFLCLDTSQPDARIKQLISDAKLSVLLTKRLSLSENRFERRLKIININDMTETELLPKVNPQAKLNSPAKPNSLAYMVYTSGSTGLPKGVLIRHDGAYNHIVATLKYMGVEGEVNFLQSAPVSSDIAIWQFFAPILSGGKTVILKDQLDIKNFISTVVSHKVHIIEVVPSVLQLLLDYAQEHKNTPFYDLKIIMVTGEAVNVGLLNRAITAFPGILLVNAYGPAEASDDVTLALFTKTLPPNVLSVPIGKPIGGLSVYVLDKQLQKCPPGIAGEICIGGIGVADGYWMQQSKTLDSFIANPFPEPYGSKLYRTGDIGKWDSDGNLIFLGRVDNQVKIRGRRIELGEIESHISRLAQIKEVVVTVYNSDDCQQAQLVAHVTLQEGYCTKQDQERLEAKIKRYARDKLPDYMVPGAVNVLNKMPLLESGKIDRQQLASLKRSYDKSTRVKAARNEFEAEIVKIWKDVLKLETVGIDQDFFELGGSSIISVKVLYRINKCFGTDMDLRAFFRSPTIEQLAKIIVNEKPHRQDDSVATELDYEITLDPEITPCDKTTLVSAASAQYVLLTGVTGFLGSHMLQSILKHTGATVLCLVRGRDQSTAEQKFKEAIQRHLISVSDHKNRVQLVRGDLGLPFLGLDENDFNALSDKVDVIYHSGALVNFFYTYSQLKPINVTGTEWLLRLACARKLKPVHYVSTISVISDQSQYEIEDLKVLPSPQLKESAYTHSKWMSEQLIVQAAERGVPITIHRPGQITWNSQTGAFNNADTFYHFIDTCLNMRKIPTIQHSENWIPVDALSDLLICETLNESGYGNAFHYLNPVRLSMKELFKCFEEGAYHLEYVSLESWQRALRLWVNENPGKEFLFELLGGLKDDTAPQAFDSLSLTRLNLKYPEINQEYFRAFSGLYSKRKDTI, translated from the coding sequence ATGAGTTCTATCGAACAGCAAGAGCTTAATTACAGTCGCTATACCAAGAATCACTGGAATGATAATGGTGGCGGTAATGCAGACATAACGGTGACGCAGTTTGAATGTTTGCACACCGCATTTGAGAGGCAGCTAGTTTTAAGTCCTGATAAGGTAGCCGTGGTATTTGACGATAAGCACTTAACGTATAAAGAATTAGATAAAAGCGCATGCAATCTTGCGCTTGTATTGTGTGAAGTGTTACGCGAAAAAGACGTGTTTGTAGGGGTCTATCTCGATCGATCCATTGAAATGCTTATCGCCATGTTGGCTATTTTAAAATCCGGAAAAGCCTTTCTATGTTTGGATACGAGTCAGCCCGATGCAAGAATTAAGCAGCTAATATCAGATGCGAAATTAAGCGTGCTGCTTACCAAGCGCCTGAGCCTGTCTGAAAACCGGTTTGAGCGTCGTTTAAAAATAATAAATATTAATGATATGACGGAAACCGAGCTACTCCCAAAAGTAAATCCACAGGCCAAGCTCAATTCACCGGCGAAACCCAATTCACTGGCCTATATGGTATACACCTCTGGCTCAACCGGCCTTCCTAAAGGCGTTTTGATTCGACACGATGGCGCGTACAACCATATTGTTGCCACATTAAAATACATGGGTGTTGAGGGGGAAGTTAACTTCCTGCAAAGCGCGCCGGTTTCTTCTGATATTGCTATTTGGCAGTTTTTTGCCCCCATTCTTAGCGGTGGTAAAACCGTCATATTAAAAGACCAATTGGACATCAAAAATTTTATTAGCACTGTTGTTAGCCATAAGGTGCATATTATCGAGGTGGTTCCTTCGGTTTTACAGTTATTGCTCGATTATGCGCAAGAACATAAAAACACACCATTCTACGATTTGAAGATTATTATGGTAACCGGTGAAGCCGTTAATGTCGGGCTACTCAATCGCGCCATTACCGCCTTCCCGGGAATTTTGTTGGTTAATGCCTACGGCCCGGCGGAAGCATCAGATGACGTTACGCTTGCGCTATTCACGAAAACCTTACCACCAAATGTGCTGTCAGTGCCTATTGGTAAGCCAATAGGGGGTTTGAGTGTTTATGTGCTGGATAAGCAGCTGCAGAAATGTCCACCAGGGATTGCCGGTGAAATATGCATTGGGGGAATCGGGGTGGCGGATGGTTATTGGATGCAGCAAAGCAAAACACTCGATAGCTTTATTGCCAACCCTTTTCCCGAGCCCTATGGCAGCAAGCTTTACCGTACGGGCGATATTGGAAAATGGGATAGCGATGGAAACCTTATATTTCTCGGGCGTGTCGATAATCAGGTCAAAATCAGAGGCCGGCGAATAGAACTCGGCGAGATAGAAAGCCATATTTCAAGGCTTGCACAGATAAAGGAAGTGGTTGTCACCGTATACAATTCAGACGACTGTCAACAAGCGCAACTGGTGGCGCACGTGACCTTGCAGGAGGGATACTGCACAAAACAAGATCAAGAACGCTTAGAAGCGAAAATCAAGCGCTATGCACGGGATAAACTTCCAGACTATATGGTGCCAGGCGCTGTGAATGTGCTGAATAAAATGCCCCTTCTGGAAAGCGGCAAAATAGATAGGCAACAGCTCGCTTCATTAAAGCGCTCCTATGACAAAAGTACCCGTGTAAAAGCAGCAAGGAATGAGTTTGAAGCTGAGATAGTAAAAATCTGGAAGGATGTACTAAAGCTCGAAACTGTGGGTATCGACCAGGATTTCTTTGAACTCGGCGGAAGCTCGATAATCTCCGTTAAAGTGTTATATAGAATTAACAAGTGTTTTGGAACGGATATGGATCTTCGGGCGTTTTTTCGTTCTCCAACCATTGAGCAGCTTGCCAAAATAATAGTAAATGAAAAACCACACAGGCAAGATGACAGCGTCGCTACTGAATTGGACTATGAGATAACATTAGATCCAGAGATAACCCCCTGTGATAAAACCACTTTAGTTTCAGCTGCCAGCGCCCAGTACGTTTTATTGACGGGCGTTACCGGGTTTCTAGGTAGTCATATGCTGCAATCGATACTGAAACACACCGGCGCAACAGTTTTATGTTTGGTAAGAGGGCGCGATCAGTCCACAGCAGAGCAGAAGTTCAAAGAAGCGATTCAGAGACATCTTATAAGCGTATCTGACCATAAAAATCGTGTTCAGCTTGTTCGCGGCGATTTGGGTCTGCCTTTCCTGGGCTTGGATGAAAACGACTTTAACGCGCTTTCTGATAAAGTCGATGTAATTTATCACAGTGGTGCGCTGGTTAATTTTTTCTATACCTACAGCCAATTAAAGCCTATAAATGTTACTGGCACGGAATGGCTGCTTCGATTGGCCTGCGCCAGGAAGCTAAAGCCGGTACATTATGTTTCCACAATCTCCGTTATTAGCGATCAAAGTCAGTATGAAATAGAAGATTTAAAAGTACTACCCAGTCCGCAACTCAAAGAAAGTGCTTATACCCACAGCAAATGGATGTCTGAACAGCTAATTGTTCAAGCGGCTGAAAGGGGCGTTCCCATAACAATCCATCGACCGGGTCAAATCACCTGGAATTCTCAAACCGGTGCATTTAATAACGCAGACACCTTTTATCATTTCATCGATACCTGCTTAAATATGCGCAAAATTCCAACCATTCAGCATAGTGAGAACTGGATACCGGTAGATGCGTTAAGCGATTTACTGATCTGTGAAACGTTAAATGAATCCGGCTATGGCAACGCATTTCATTATCTGAACCCTGTGCGCTTATCCATGAAAGAGCTTTTTAAATGCTTTGAGGAAGGAGCTTATCACCTGGAATATGTTTCGTTAGAGAGCTGGCAGAGAGCCCTACGTTTATGGGTAAACGAAAACCCGGGGAAAGAGTTTTTGTTCGAGCTGCTTGGTGGTTTGAAAGACGATACCGCTCCGCAAGCCTTTGACAGCTTGAGTTTAACTCGGCTAAACCTAAAATACCCCGAAATCAACCAAGAATATTTTAGGGCTTTTTCGGGATTGTATAGTAAACGCAAAGACACGATCTGA